The Pyruvatibacter sp. HU-CL02332 genome includes a window with the following:
- the cueR gene encoding Cu(I)-responsive transcriptional regulator — protein MNIGEAAKASGVTAKNIRYYESIGLIPEADRSDAGYRVYGDQEIHTLRFIRRARGLGFSVKEVTQLLTLWQDRDRASADVKALAMTHVEELRAKSAELEAMANTLLHLAKNCRGNNRPDCPILDDLSKA, from the coding sequence ATGAATATCGGTGAAGCAGCAAAAGCATCTGGCGTTACCGCCAAGAACATCCGCTACTATGAGAGTATCGGCCTCATTCCTGAAGCGGACCGGAGTGATGCGGGCTACCGGGTGTATGGCGATCAGGAAATCCATACGCTGCGCTTCATTCGCCGTGCCCGTGGCCTTGGTTTCTCCGTCAAGGAAGTCACCCAGCTCCTCACCCTGTGGCAGGACCGCGACCGGGCGAGCGCTGACGTGAAAGCGCTGGCGATGACCCATGTGGAGGAACTGCGCGCAAAGAGCGCAGAGCTCGAGGCCATGGCCAACACGCTCCTGCATCTGGCCAAAAACTGTCGGGGCAACAATCGGCCGGACTGCCCTATCCTCGACGATCTTTCCAAAGCCTGA
- a CDS encoding TauD/TfdA family dioxygenase gives MLDIKPTGQACGAYATGVDLTKPLDAESIAQIRSAWLEHHVLVFPDQPMSDDDLERFTLYFGDFGHDPFFAPIDGRENIAAIMRRADETSPLFAEGWHTDWSFQEKPPIATCLMGLTIPPEGGDTYFANQHMAYDHLPDDLKSEIEGVVAIHSAEAAYAPDGMYGQDKDEETDRSMRIISSEEARLKNEHPLVRPHTETGRPALFSTIGYIQGFKGMSKEQSDDLLMRLYQHQTQDKFVYQHKWKPNMLVMWDNRCLLHRASGGYDGYDRLLHRTTISERAA, from the coding sequence ATGCTGGACATCAAACCCACCGGACAGGCGTGCGGAGCCTATGCAACGGGCGTGGACCTGACCAAACCGCTGGATGCCGAAAGCATCGCCCAGATACGCTCAGCCTGGCTCGAGCATCACGTCTTGGTGTTTCCTGACCAGCCCATGAGCGACGACGACCTTGAACGCTTCACCCTCTATTTTGGCGACTTTGGCCATGACCCGTTTTTCGCCCCCATTGATGGCCGTGAAAACATCGCCGCCATCATGCGCCGTGCCGACGAAACGTCTCCTCTGTTTGCAGAGGGCTGGCACACCGACTGGAGCTTCCAGGAGAAGCCGCCCATCGCTACATGCCTCATGGGTCTGACCATCCCCCCCGAAGGCGGCGACACTTATTTTGCCAATCAACACATGGCCTATGACCACCTGCCAGACGACCTCAAATCTGAGATCGAGGGCGTCGTTGCCATCCATTCAGCAGAGGCTGCCTACGCCCCTGACGGCATGTATGGGCAGGACAAGGACGAAGAAACCGATCGCAGCATGCGGATCATCAGCTCAGAGGAAGCACGCCTCAAGAACGAACATCCCCTTGTTCGTCCGCATACGGAAACAGGCCGCCCTGCTCTCTTCTCAACCATTGGGTACATTCAGGGCTTCAAGGGCATGAGTAAGGAGCAGAGCGATGATCTGCTCATGCGCCTTTATCAGCACCAAACGCAGGACAAGTTTGTGTACCAGCATAAATGGAAACCCAACATGCTGGTCATGTGGGACAACCGGTGTCTCCTGCATCGTGCCAGCGGTGGCTATGATGGCTACGACCGCCTTCTACACCGGACCACTATTTCAGAGCGGGCCGCCTGA
- a CDS encoding DUF1801 domain-containing protein, whose amino-acid sequence MKKLRKLVRDVASSNADIGELVETLKWGQPSFLPKRPKVGTTVRMDAVSEKPARVAFYFHCQTSLVETFRELYPDTLSFEGNRAIVLDASKPLPEAELRHCLEMALTYHKAKRSRAA is encoded by the coding sequence ATGAAAAAACTGCGTAAGCTCGTTCGCGATGTCGCTAGTTCCAACGCGGATATCGGCGAGTTAGTGGAAACGCTGAAGTGGGGGCAGCCGTCGTTTCTCCCCAAGCGTCCCAAGGTCGGCACGACCGTGCGGATGGATGCGGTGAGCGAAAAACCAGCGCGGGTGGCCTTCTATTTTCATTGCCAGACATCGCTGGTGGAGACGTTCCGCGAGCTTTATCCCGACACGCTGAGTTTTGAGGGCAACCGCGCGATTGTGCTGGACGCCTCAAAGCCACTGCCTGAGGCCGAGCTTCGGCACTGCCTCGAGATGGCGCTGACCTATCACAAGGCAAAGCGCAGCAGGGCTGCCTAG
- a CDS encoding sodium-dependent transporter, translating to MTASSIAPARPHWSSRLMFVFAASGSAVGLGNIWKFPYIVGENGGGAFVLLYLACLIGLGAPLLIGEVFVGRKGGEFPASAFLRVAKEKAMSRLWGGLGALGAIIAVMILAFYSVVSGWVGIYTLDFAQAVLGGDAARTGADAFSAMLADPTLQLSAVTAIVITAGLVIYYDVTGGIQSVMRYVAPLFVVLLFAMLVMVAATTGKFAEAFTYMFQPDFSALSVDAFGEALGHAFFTLSVGMCGMLIYGAYLDDGANVPRLGIAVALLDTAIAVAAALIIFPIVFAFNLESNGGPGLLFIALPQGFTLLPNGNLFGLGFFTATLLAAFSSLIALMIIARHWLEETLNVSGSSATLIAAGATWIGGAAVTLSMTVWDSISILGLSLFDFLDQATSSWLLPISGLGMAIFVSRAIVPDLPDGRVKQYLRFCLSYIAPLGIVVLIWSKALGF from the coding sequence ATGACCGCATCGTCCATCGCACCAGCCCGTCCCCATTGGTCTTCCAGGCTGATGTTTGTGTTCGCCGCGTCCGGCTCGGCTGTTGGCCTCGGCAACATATGGAAGTTCCCATATATCGTAGGGGAAAACGGGGGTGGCGCGTTCGTCCTGCTTTATCTGGCATGCCTCATTGGTTTGGGGGCACCGCTGCTGATTGGTGAAGTATTTGTCGGTCGCAAGGGCGGCGAGTTTCCCGCCAGCGCATTCCTGCGGGTCGCCAAGGAAAAAGCGATGTCACGGCTCTGGGGCGGGCTGGGTGCCCTTGGCGCCATCATTGCCGTCATGATTCTCGCGTTTTACAGCGTCGTGTCAGGCTGGGTCGGAATCTACACCCTGGACTTCGCACAAGCCGTGCTCGGCGGCGATGCCGCCCGCACAGGGGCTGATGCCTTCTCCGCCATGCTGGCAGACCCAACCCTTCAGCTTAGTGCCGTAACGGCCATCGTCATCACAGCCGGACTCGTCATCTATTACGACGTGACCGGCGGCATCCAGTCCGTCATGCGCTACGTCGCGCCACTCTTTGTGGTCCTGCTCTTTGCAATGCTGGTGATGGTAGCAGCGACCACAGGCAAGTTCGCTGAAGCATTCACCTACATGTTTCAGCCCGACTTTTCAGCCCTGTCCGTTGATGCATTCGGAGAAGCGCTTGGCCATGCCTTCTTCACTTTGAGTGTTGGTATGTGCGGCATGCTCATCTACGGGGCCTATCTGGACGATGGGGCAAATGTCCCACGCCTTGGGATCGCGGTTGCCCTGCTGGATACGGCCATAGCCGTCGCCGCTGCCCTTATCATTTTCCCGATCGTGTTTGCCTTCAATCTGGAATCAAATGGCGGGCCCGGCCTCCTCTTCATTGCCCTGCCGCAAGGCTTCACCCTGTTGCCCAACGGCAATTTGTTTGGCCTTGGGTTCTTCACCGCCACGTTGCTTGCGGCCTTCTCGTCACTCATCGCCTTGATGATCATTGCCCGTCACTGGCTGGAAGAGACCCTCAATGTGAGCGGCAGCAGCGCCACCCTTATAGCCGCCGGTGCCACATGGATTGGCGGTGCCGCTGTGACCCTATCCATGACGGTGTGGGACAGCATCTCCATCCTTGGCCTGAGTTTGTTCGACTTCCTGGATCAGGCAACATCTTCGTGGTTGCTTCCCATCAGCGGGCTAGGCATGGCCATTTTCGTGAGCCGGGCCATCGTGCCGGACCTGCCGGATGGTCGGGTGAAACAATATCTGCGTTTCTGCCTCAGCTACATCGCCCCATTGGGCATTGTAGTGCTGATCTGGTCGAAAGCCCTAGGCTTCTAG
- a CDS encoding amidohydrolase, whose product MEQSGTIDGVRSVSAKSGCGSHHTKTTDLFGCPCCAPVLGELGLLSLPHMAASANALAWKNENLGVPPQAVGLTIFTNATVITADADFSVAEALAIDGDKILAVGSLDDVKASVPDTATIVDAGGKTILPGFIEPHMHFFPIAMLSRFEDVGAVNCPTVASVLDRVGELAKSAKEGEWIIGRQFDPSLQDGPDAITCEMLDPVTGDTPCLLFNASLHIAYCNSAAFKIAGLSAGTPDPEGAAFGRNADGSLNGVCQGGPAFGQVLAHNLAAMALDDVPAACKHVCERANQVGITTFCDQGAGSFQGANELAAFDAFAESGHMTTRLRYSLFGSFADTWDKTDVSFGQGNSYARATGWKIVSDGSNQGRTGLQREPYLGREDKGLAYVAADDLKQQVTQRALEGWQVVVHANGDQAIDNTLDAFEAAYEAGAPRDMRYRIEHCSVLHDEQIGRIKKLGLSPSFLIGHIYYWAKAFRDEVFGPEKANLLGRARSCQDADIPWTMHSDEPVSEMGPLRCIENAVTRKMWKEPSSTLNADERVTVEEAILSITRVAAWQCHSDHEVGSLEVGKYADFVVLDNDPRKVPETEISQIKVLETWSGGRQVYAS is encoded by the coding sequence ATGGAACAGTCAGGGACAATTGACGGCGTGCGGAGCGTATCCGCCAAAAGCGGTTGCGGTAGTCATCATACAAAGACGACAGATCTGTTTGGATGTCCGTGCTGCGCGCCGGTTCTGGGTGAGCTTGGTCTTCTGTCTTTGCCTCATATGGCAGCGTCTGCCAATGCGCTGGCCTGGAAGAACGAGAACCTGGGCGTGCCACCACAGGCCGTGGGGCTGACGATCTTCACCAATGCGACTGTGATCACGGCCGATGCCGATTTCTCAGTTGCAGAAGCGCTGGCAATCGACGGCGACAAAATTCTTGCGGTCGGATCACTGGATGATGTGAAGGCCAGTGTTCCTGATACTGCAACCATTGTTGATGCAGGCGGCAAAACCATTTTGCCCGGCTTCATCGAGCCGCATATGCACTTTTTCCCCATCGCCATGCTTAGCCGGTTTGAAGATGTGGGCGCGGTCAATTGTCCGACCGTTGCATCGGTGCTGGATCGGGTGGGCGAGCTGGCGAAGTCTGCCAAAGAGGGTGAGTGGATTATCGGGCGGCAGTTTGATCCGTCTCTTCAGGATGGTCCCGATGCGATCACCTGCGAGATGCTTGACCCGGTCACTGGCGACACGCCCTGTCTGTTGTTCAATGCATCGCTCCACATTGCCTACTGTAACTCGGCGGCGTTCAAGATTGCCGGTCTATCTGCGGGGACGCCGGATCCTGAGGGTGCAGCCTTTGGACGCAATGCGGATGGGTCTCTCAATGGTGTGTGTCAGGGCGGGCCTGCCTTTGGTCAGGTGCTGGCGCACAACCTTGCTGCCATGGCATTGGACGACGTTCCTGCTGCCTGCAAGCATGTGTGCGAACGGGCCAATCAGGTTGGCATCACCACATTCTGCGACCAGGGGGCGGGCAGCTTTCAGGGCGCCAATGAGCTGGCGGCGTTCGACGCGTTTGCCGAGAGTGGCCATATGACTACGCGGTTGCGCTATTCGCTGTTTGGCAGCTTTGCGGATACCTGGGACAAGACTGACGTGTCATTCGGACAGGGTAATTCCTACGCCCGCGCCACCGGGTGGAAGATTGTGTCCGATGGGTCCAATCAGGGCCGCACGGGTCTCCAGCGTGAGCCTTATCTGGGCCGTGAGGATAAAGGGCTGGCCTATGTTGCAGCCGATGACCTCAAGCAGCAGGTGACCCAGCGAGCGCTGGAAGGTTGGCAGGTGGTGGTTCATGCTAATGGCGACCAGGCGATTGACAACACACTCGATGCCTTTGAAGCCGCCTATGAAGCCGGTGCACCGCGCGACATGCGGTACCGGATTGAGCATTGCTCGGTGCTGCATGACGAACAGATTGGCCGCATCAAGAAACTCGGTCTGTCACCCAGTTTTCTGATTGGCCACATTTATTACTGGGCGAAAGCATTCAGGGATGAAGTGTTTGGGCCTGAGAAAGCCAATCTGCTGGGACGGGCCCGGTCGTGTCAGGACGCAGACATTCCCTGGACGATGCACTCCGATGAACCGGTGTCGGAGATGGGTCCGCTTCGCTGCATAGAGAACGCGGTCACTCGTAAAATGTGGAAAGAACCTTCATCCACTCTCAATGCGGATGAACGGGTGACTGTTGAGGAGGCTATTTTGTCCATCACGCGGGTGGCGGCATGGCAGTGCCACTCCGACCATGAAGTGGGGTCGCTGGAAGTTGGCAAATACGCCGATTTCGTGGTTCTCGACAATGATCCGCGCAAGGTGCCGGAAACCGAGATTTCGCAGATCAAAGTCCTTGAGACTTGGTCCGGGGGACGTCAGGTGTATGCGAGCTGA
- the can gene encoding carbonate dehydratase — MTQISDLFTRNRLWADRIKEINPNFFSTLAEQQSPEFLWIGCADSRVPANEIVDLPPGGVFVHRNIANVVVPSDLNCLSVIQYAVEVLQVKHVIVCGHYGCGGVKASLDDADHGLIDNWLHHIRDVARLHHEDFDDGMSEEERVNKLCELNVIEQVRNVANTTILRHAWERGGTVEVHGWVYSIADGIVKGLCTHTADGLKDDAA, encoded by the coding sequence ATGACGCAGATATCCGATCTTTTTACGCGCAATCGCCTTTGGGCGGACCGCATCAAGGAAATCAATCCAAACTTCTTCAGCACGCTGGCAGAACAGCAGTCTCCGGAGTTCTTGTGGATTGGGTGTGCGGATAGCCGCGTGCCGGCCAATGAGATTGTTGATCTGCCTCCCGGGGGCGTTTTTGTTCACCGGAACATTGCCAATGTTGTGGTGCCGTCGGATCTCAATTGCCTGTCGGTTATTCAGTATGCGGTTGAAGTATTGCAGGTGAAGCACGTCATTGTGTGTGGGCACTATGGCTGCGGTGGCGTAAAGGCATCGCTCGATGATGCGGATCACGGCCTCATTGACAACTGGCTGCATCACATTCGTGACGTTGCACGGCTTCATCATGAAGATTTTGATGATGGCATGAGCGAAGAAGAGCGGGTCAACAAGTTGTGCGAGCTCAATGTGATTGAGCAGGTCCGCAATGTGGCCAACACAACAATCCTCCGGCACGCATGGGAGCGTGGCGGGACGGTTGAAGTGCATGGTTGGGTCTACTCGATCGCCGACGGCATCGTGAAAGGCCTGTGCACCCACACAGCAGATGGTCTCAAGGACGATGCTGCCTAG
- a CDS encoding bestrophin family ion channel yields the protein MYVRRNIRIAHVFNDSWRFLLLVGVWSALIVYCFEFLGWEFLAVPFLPVSTIGIAVALYLGFKSNSSYARWWEARKIWGAIINDSRSWGNLVCHLIHDDNGRVDHGAQLDLMRRHIAWVNALAFQLRTTTRLRIKQRTRIFDFRRDMDDHAFHQRKESYLRYLEQEEVDVVEKCGNPATQIMRLQGADVRDLALEGQLDPIREVSMMDMITRFYDSQGKAERIDKTPFPRQIAFFGTVFTWLFVILLPFGFLDAFQGEVETHALSQLMGQEYMFVLVPFTMLISWVFYVMEKVSDSTEDPFEGGVHDVPVSAISTTIEIDLKQMIGMDDVPEPLKPIGDVLY from the coding sequence ATGTATGTCCGCCGCAATATCCGAATTGCGCATGTCTTCAATGACTCCTGGCGCTTTCTGCTTCTTGTTGGTGTCTGGTCAGCCCTGATTGTCTATTGCTTTGAGTTTTTGGGGTGGGAATTTCTGGCGGTACCGTTTCTACCGGTATCGACCATCGGCATCGCCGTTGCGCTCTATCTCGGGTTCAAGAGCAACTCGTCATATGCGCGTTGGTGGGAAGCCCGGAAGATCTGGGGTGCGATTATCAATGACAGTCGCAGCTGGGGAAATCTGGTCTGCCACTTGATCCATGATGACAATGGACGTGTTGACCATGGGGCTCAGCTGGATTTGATGCGCCGGCATATTGCCTGGGTCAACGCCCTGGCGTTTCAGCTGCGAACCACGACGCGCCTGCGCATCAAACAACGCACCCGTATTTTCGATTTCCGCCGCGACATGGACGATCACGCGTTCCATCAGCGCAAGGAAAGCTACCTGCGCTATCTCGAGCAGGAAGAAGTTGATGTCGTCGAGAAATGCGGGAACCCGGCGACCCAGATCATGCGGCTGCAGGGCGCAGATGTACGTGACCTGGCGCTTGAAGGACAGCTCGACCCGATCCGCGAAGTGTCGATGATGGACATGATCACGCGCTTCTATGACAGCCAGGGCAAGGCGGAACGCATCGACAAAACGCCATTCCCCCGACAGATCGCGTTTTTCGGGACGGTTTTCACATGGCTGTTTGTCATCCTGCTGCCGTTTGGGTTTCTGGACGCCTTTCAGGGTGAGGTTGAGACACACGCGCTCAGCCAGTTGATGGGGCAAGAGTACATGTTTGTGCTCGTTCCCTTCACCATGCTCATCTCATGGGTGTTTTATGTGATGGAGAAGGTAAGTGACTCGACTGAGGACCCGTTTGAGGGTGGGGTACATGACGTACCTGTGTCGGCCATCTCCACAACAATTGAGATTGATCTCAAGCAGATGATCGGCATGGATGATGTGCCTGAGCCGCTGAAACCCATCGGCGACGTATTGTACTGA
- a CDS encoding BLUF domain-containing protein, whose translation MAFCQLAYVSDVSGANGCYHPDDLTHLVACARRNNVRDGITGILLTGNRGFIQVIEGPRMAVLSLFDRLESDPRHENLILLHKGDAQLRAFPETPLSLSKASPDTIHQLESALPSLGTGLCAKLTTEAASLV comes from the coding sequence ATGGCGTTCTGCCAGTTGGCGTATGTGAGTGATGTGAGCGGGGCGAATGGGTGTTATCACCCTGATGATCTCACCCACCTTGTCGCCTGCGCCCGGCGCAATAATGTGCGTGACGGCATTACCGGCATTCTGCTGACAGGCAATCGGGGCTTCATTCAGGTGATTGAAGGCCCGCGGATGGCCGTCCTGTCCTTGTTTGACAGGCTCGAGAGTGATCCTCGGCACGAAAACCTCATTCTGCTCCACAAGGGTGATGCGCAGTTGAGGGCTTTTCCCGAGACGCCATTGTCTTTGAGCAAAGCCAGCCCGGACACCATCCACCAGCTTGAGTCAGCTCTGCCATCCCTGGGAACAGGTCTGTGTGCCAAGCTGACGACCGAGGCAGCCAGCCTCGTTTAG
- a CDS encoding serine hydrolase, which yields MRAFASCAFAVLLGFAGFSASSAAHAAASAVVIDARNGDVLLADNADNRQHAAALPKLMTIYLMFEAFEKGTVKPTTNIFVTGTAIQQPQPKLGLDHFDTITAGDALDAVLAASANDAAAVLAEFLAGSEVRFVAMMNEKAKELGLTQTSFVNISGAPHPKQFSTPRDMIQFSLALMRTFPERAKGLVGTSFAWKGITYQGPRNFLSALSGNSSASTAGSNVTPKVNRAKTGKAGDRDVIAVVWNATNAANADQLIVTSLNAAKANKLAPAPAPVATTATPAPTNTAAIVTGNWGVQLGAFSTEAAAKAQLSAATKISPQLAQATTRVEPLQRATGTLYRAKYLGVDEATARSICTQLKAAGAACIPLSK from the coding sequence ATGCGTGCTTTCGCATCTTGCGCTTTTGCAGTTTTGCTCGGATTTGCAGGCTTTTCGGCCTCTTCAGCAGCCCATGCCGCCGCCTCAGCGGTGGTAATTGACGCCCGAAACGGAGACGTCCTGCTTGCCGATAATGCAGATAACCGCCAGCACGCAGCCGCCCTTCCCAAGCTCATGACCATCTATTTGATGTTTGAAGCGTTTGAAAAAGGCACCGTCAAACCAACCACAAACATCTTCGTGACCGGGACAGCCATCCAGCAGCCACAACCAAAACTCGGCCTTGATCACTTTGACACCATCACGGCCGGCGATGCACTGGACGCAGTCCTTGCAGCATCCGCCAATGACGCAGCAGCAGTTCTTGCCGAATTCCTGGCAGGCTCCGAAGTGCGCTTTGTGGCCATGATGAACGAAAAGGCCAAAGAGCTTGGCCTCACACAGACAAGCTTCGTCAACATCTCAGGTGCGCCTCACCCCAAGCAGTTCTCAACGCCGCGCGACATGATTCAGTTCTCGCTGGCCCTCATGCGCACATTCCCGGAGCGGGCCAAGGGGCTTGTCGGCACAAGTTTCGCTTGGAAAGGCATCACCTATCAGGGGCCTCGCAACTTCCTGAGCGCCCTCTCCGGCAATAGCTCAGCGAGCACCGCCGGTTCAAATGTCACGCCTAAGGTCAATCGCGCCAAGACGGGAAAAGCGGGCGACCGTGATGTCATTGCCGTGGTCTGGAACGCTACCAATGCGGCAAATGCTGATCAGCTTATCGTCACCTCACTGAATGCGGCCAAGGCCAACAAGCTTGCTCCCGCCCCTGCGCCGGTAGCAACCACAGCAACACCGGCCCCGACAAACACCGCTGCCATCGTCACTGGAAATTGGGGTGTTCAGCTTGGCGCCTTTTCGACGGAAGCTGCAGCCAAGGCACAGCTTTCAGCTGCGACAAAGATTTCACCCCAGCTCGCTCAGGCCACCACACGGGTTGAGCCGCTGCAGCGCGCCACGGGAACGCTCTACCGTGCCAAGTATCTTGGCGTGGATGAAGCAACCGCACGCAGCATTTGCACCCAGCTCAAAGCAGCCGGTGCAGCCTGCATTCCACTTTCAAAGTAA
- a CDS encoding SPOR domain-containing protein translates to MFAQMTTHSMSSLLTRLLSNREALNTALAGLLLVALVLGMSGKAQAEEVVDDLGSYDREMLTSLIEAVIAADEGDMIVTAAIPDASAPASSPRSIIPSRRADIAGSAIGSQPVAASPVDPGFALQLGSFASAENAQRGFEQANTKYGSTLASNTLYVQPIDLGERGVFHRLRIGGFESMPQASAACTTLGIEAADCMIVSAMMQ, encoded by the coding sequence ATGTTCGCTCAGATGACCACACACTCCATGTCGAGCCTGCTGACACGGCTGCTATCCAATCGTGAAGCGCTGAATACGGCGCTTGCTGGACTGCTGCTTGTTGCCCTTGTGCTGGGTATGTCCGGCAAGGCGCAGGCCGAGGAAGTCGTTGATGATCTGGGCAGCTACGACCGCGAAATGCTTACGTCACTGATTGAAGCTGTGATTGCGGCGGATGAAGGCGACATGATCGTGACAGCGGCCATTCCCGATGCCTCTGCGCCAGCGTCCAGCCCGCGGAGCATCATTCCATCCCGCCGTGCGGACATCGCTGGAAGTGCCATTGGCAGCCAGCCTGTTGCGGCGTCACCAGTTGATCCTGGCTTTGCCTTGCAGCTTGGCTCTTTTGCTTCAGCTGAAAATGCCCAGCGCGGGTTTGAGCAGGCCAACACCAAGTATGGTTCAACGCTCGCCAGCAATACGCTTTATGTGCAGCCGATTGATCTTGGTGAGCGCGGTGTTTTCCATCGCCTTCGTATTGGCGGCTTTGAGAGCATGCCTCAGGCATCTGCGGCGTGTACCACCCTTGGGATTGAAGCAGCTGACTGCATGATTGTTTCTGCCATGATGCAGTAA
- a CDS encoding amino acid permease: MSTSEQPHLRRALGPVLLTLYGIGVTIGAGIYVLVGEVAAVAGMAAPIAFMLAGVLAGLSAFSYAELSTQFPLAGGEASYVSHAFAMPWLTTTTGLLVAFSGITSSAAVLLGFVGYLNELVAVPGWVALVGVISLLAVITFWGVSQSLIVVAVTTLIEIGGLLLVIGAGLPVLENLPAALPDIWPGMNELVWVLVVSSSVLAFFAFIGFEDIVNMAEEVRSPSRTLPIAIITTLAVSTLLYVLLTTISVLIIEPGELGSSDAPLAHVFEASGGNPAILSSIAILAVVNGALIQMIMASRLLYGMAQLDRLPQILAHVNPVTRTPDVAIIGVALIVLVFALTLPIAELASYASFAVLAVFAIANVALLALRRSKDYGTPPFKVYLIVPVLGAGASLALLGFGLAQRLGLIG, translated from the coding sequence ATGTCGACGTCTGAACAACCACATCTGAGGCGGGCGCTTGGTCCGGTGCTGCTGACGCTCTATGGCATTGGCGTCACCATCGGGGCAGGTATCTATGTGCTGGTGGGGGAGGTTGCAGCGGTTGCAGGCATGGCGGCGCCGATTGCATTCATGCTGGCGGGTGTCCTGGCAGGCCTTTCAGCTTTTTCATACGCGGAGCTTTCTACGCAGTTTCCGCTTGCAGGCGGTGAAGCCAGCTATGTGAGCCATGCCTTTGCCATGCCCTGGTTGACGACGACCACGGGACTCCTGGTGGCGTTTTCGGGCATCACGTCCTCAGCAGCGGTGCTGCTGGGGTTTGTCGGATATCTCAATGAACTGGTGGCAGTGCCGGGGTGGGTTGCGCTGGTGGGGGTAATTTCACTTCTAGCCGTCATCACATTCTGGGGCGTGTCCCAGTCCCTCATCGTCGTTGCTGTCACAACGCTGATTGAGATTGGCGGGTTACTGCTTGTCATTGGGGCTGGACTCCCTGTTCTTGAAAACCTTCCAGCGGCCTTGCCTGATATCTGGCCAGGGATGAACGAGCTAGTGTGGGTGCTGGTCGTGTCCTCAAGCGTGCTGGCTTTCTTCGCTTTCATCGGCTTTGAAGACATTGTGAACATGGCGGAAGAGGTGAGGTCGCCAAGCAGGACTTTGCCAATTGCCATCATTACTACGTTGGCCGTCAGCACACTGCTCTATGTTCTGCTGACGACGATCTCGGTTTTGATCATTGAACCCGGGGAACTTGGATCCAGCGATGCGCCGCTCGCGCATGTGTTCGAGGCCAGCGGGGGTAATCCGGCTATTCTCAGTTCCATTGCCATTCTGGCGGTTGTAAACGGGGCTTTGATCCAGATGATAATGGCGTCGCGGTTGCTCTATGGCATGGCGCAGCTTGATCGGTTGCCGCAAATTCTGGCGCATGTGAATCCCGTCACGCGAACACCTGATGTGGCAATCATAGGCGTGGCTCTGATCGTGCTGGTGTTTGCCTTGACACTGCCAATTGCCGAGCTGGCGTCCTATGCGAGCTTTGCTGTGCTGGCCGTGTTTGCGATTGCCAATGTTGCGTTGCTGGCATTGCGTCGCTCAAAGGACTACGGCACACCGCCGTTCAAAGTGTATCTCATCGTGCCGGTTCTTGGCGCGGGTGCCAGTCTGGCATTACTCGGCTTTGGTCTTGCGCAGCGCTTAGGTCTCATCGGGTGA